The Setaria italica strain Yugu1 chromosome IX, Setaria_italica_v2.0, whole genome shotgun sequence genome has a window encoding:
- the LOC101782010 gene encoding wall-associated receptor kinase 2 produces the protein MGSAKGIAITTMQLVLIWSITSTIMLVASGARPPSAASLAHCPKTCGNVSIWYPFGIGPGCFRQGFEVTCNRTTKPWKLFLGNTTTQVTGLYPSGTVLASFVYNIPMAPGVSTYNLSWQSPGRNLNIESYNYFAFLGCGIEVYLFHPATGDLVGHCTSKCSSMAAMLIATGGGSCNGMGCCTVTFPVPFRGFRVTIIKNNDKVPQPFSHITVKAFLSFRPYKFSIMDLLSDTINASIVGSSWAYLSTVIADEPNCKRAQLDNKAQYACSSSNCMDVQNGGYSCACSRNFDGGNPYLLDDCKQEYNPTPKANCSRSCGSTYIPFPFGLEPGCFAKRRFQLYCTSNRTLIAKPPAKYEVTNISLDEGLMYVNKLSESEDANTNYLSIYYGGSDYFGQQLIYGLEKSGLSEEYGAWSWSITNLTCESAKQNSTYACLSINSECLGVTHGTIYIGYRCKCSPGFEGNPYIQNGCTDIDECLIPNYCNGICYNFLGSYSCCPHGVSFDPVRRQCTSSKRQNILLGTAVGISSGFGVLLFTLAAIVLVKRWKRGSQKKIRRAYFRKNKGLLLEQLISSSESVTHNTRIFSLEELEKATSNFDTTRIIGHGGHGTVYKGILSDQRVVAIKRSKIVEQSEIDQFVNEVAILSQIIHRNVVKLFGCCLESEVPLLVYEFISNGTLHDLLHGNLSAKCWLTWEDRIRIALEAAGALAYLHSSAAMPIFHRDVKSTNILLDDAFTTKVSDFGASRSISIDQSRVVTAVQGTFGYLDPEYYYTGLLTEKSDVYSFGVILVELLTRKKPIFLNCLGEKQNLHHYFLQALRDKTTMDVVDSQVVLEASQGEIDEIALVAEMCLRTKGETRPKMKEVELRLQLLKANISKTCKKGSKRGRETKQSLSSEYRSTSLTMTKGAEIGLVANPSSQAVSRCYTMEQEMIHSAEFPR, from the exons ATGGGTTCAGCAAAGGGAATTGCAATTACCACCATGCAGCTGGTATTGATATGGAGCATAACATCCACCATCATGTTGGTCGCATCCGGAGCTCGTCCTCCCTCTGCTGCTAGTCTTGCGCACTGCCCCAAAACCTGTGGAAATGTCAGCATCTGGTACCCCTTTGGCATCGGGCCTGGCTGCTTCCGACAGGGATTCGAGGTCACCTGCAATAGGACCACCAAACCTTGGAAGCTCTTCTTGGGTAACACCACCACTCAGGTGACCGGCCTCTATCCTTCAGGAACTGTCCTTGCCTCTTTTGTGTACAACATCCCCATGGCACCAGGTGTCAGCACCTACAACCTGTCCTGGCAGTCTCCAGGGCGGAACCTCAACATCGAGTCTTACAATTACTTTGCGTTCCTCGGTTGCGGAATCGAGGTCTACCTGTTCCATCCAGCCACCGGTGACCTTGTAGGCCATTGCACAAGCAAGTGTTCCTCCATGGCGGCTATGCTGATAGCAACAGGAGGAGGGAGCTGCAATGGCATGGGTTGTTGCACTGTCACGTTCCCGGTGCCATTTCGAGGATTTAGAGTGACTATCATTAAGAACAACGATAAAGTACCACAACCCTTCAGTCATATCACCGTCAAGGCTTTCTTAAGCTTCCGTCCATATAAGTTTAGTATTATGGATCTCTTATCCGATACAATAAATGCAAGTATCGTTGGTTCTTCATGGGCATACCTCTCAACCGTTATCGCAGATGAACCCAACTGTAAAAGGGCCCAGTTGGATAATAAGGCGCAGTATGCATGCAGCAGTAGCAATTGTATGGATGTACAGAATGGAGGCTACTCTTGTGCTTGCTCTAGAAATTTTGATGGAGGCAATCCTTACCTTCTTGATGATTGCAAACAAG AGTATAACCCAACCCCAAAAGCAAACTGTTCTCGATCATGTGGCAGCACATATATCCCTTTCCCTTTCGGGCTGGAGCCAGGCTGTTTTGCTAAAAGGAGATTTCAACTGTATTGCACATCCAATCGCACTCTTATTGCAAAACCACCTGCAAAATATGAAGTGACAAATATTTCATTAGATGAAGGACTCATGTATGtcaataagctttcagaatcTGAAGATGCCAACACAAATTATTTATCAATATACTATGGTGGTTCTGATTATTTTGGCCAGCAGTTAATTTACGGTTTGGAGAAATCTGGCTTATCTGAAGAGTATGGTGCTTGGAGCTGGTCAATAACCAATTTGACATGTGAAAGTGCAAAACAAAACAGTACTTACGCATGCCTCAGCATAAACAGTGAGTGCCTTGGTGTTACACATGGGACGATCTATATTGGTTATCGTTGCAAGTGCTCTCCTGGTTTTGAAGGAAATCCTTATATTCAAAATGGATGTACAG ATATTGATGAGTGCTTGATACCAAACTACTGTAATGGGATATGCTATAACTTCCTTGGAAGTTATAGCTGCTGCCCTCATGGTGTATCTTTTGATCCAGTAAGAAGGCAGTGCACTTCTAGTAAACGGCAAAATATTCTTTTGG GGACTGCTGTTGGAATTAGCAGTGGTTTTGGAGTTCTACTTTTTACATTGGCTGCTATTGTATTAGTTAAAAGATGGAAGAGAGGCAGTCAAAAGAAAATCCGAAGGGCATACTTTCGGAAAAACAAAGGCCTACTCTTGGAACAGCTGATCTCATCAAGTGAAAGTGTTACACATAACACAAGAATATTTTCCTTGGAAGAGTTAGAGAAAGCAACCAGCAACTTTGACACAACACGTATCATCGGACATGGAGGCCACGGCACAGTTTACAAGGGTATTTTATCTGATCAACGGGTAGTTGCCATCAAAAGGTCCAAAATTGTGGAGCAGAGTGAGATTGACCAATTTGTTAATGAGGTGGCCATCCTGTCCCAGATAATTCATCGCAATGTGGTGAAACTTTTTGGTTGTTGCCTTGAATCTGAGGTGCCTCTTCTTGTGTATGAATTCATCTCTAATGGCACACTTCATGATCTTCTTCATGGCAATCTGAGCGCCAAATGCTGGTTAACATGGGAGGATCGTATCAGGATTGCTCTAGAGGCTGCAGGAGCACTTGCTTACCTACATTCTTCTGCTGCTATGCCAATCTTTCATAGAGACGTGAAATCAACTAACATACTCTTGGATGATGCTTTCACtacaaaggtttcagactttgGTGCTTCCAGATCCATTTCCATTGACCAGTCTCGTGTGGTTACAGCTGTGCAGGGGACATTTGGGTACTTAGATCCAGAGTATTATTACACAGGCTTATTAACTGAGAAGAGTGATGTTTATAGTTTTGGTGTGATACTTGTTGAGCTCCTAACAAGGAAGAAGCCGATTTTCCTCAACTGCCTTGGTGAAAAGCAGAACTTACATCATTATTTCCTTCAAGCGCTAAGGGATAAAACTACTATGGATGTGGTGGATTCACAAGTTGTGTTGGAAGCCAGCCAAGGTGAAATTGATGAGATTGCCTTGGTTGCAGAGATGTGTTTAAGGACTAAAGGAGAAACGAGACCTAAAATGAAAGAAGTGGAGTTAAGATTGCAGCTCCTAAAAGCTAACATATCTAAAACATGCAAAAAGGGGTCAAAAAGGGGCAGAGAAACCAAGCAGTCATTATCCTCGGAGTATAGATCTACTTCCCTGACCATGACCAAGGGAGCTGAAATTGGGCTTGTTGCTAATCCATCATCTCAGGCTGTCTCTAGGTGCTACACTATGGAGCAAGAAATGATACATTCTGCTGAGTTTCCTCGTTGA
- the LOC101783912 gene encoding putative receptor protein kinase ZmPK1 yields the protein MAPFFSILPVLSLLPLLSSAASPDTLPLRSSLSVDKHQTDVLRSPNGTFTCGFYSVYDNAFTFSIWYTNSANKTVVWTANRDRPVHARAAAVTLRKGGALVLTDYDSEVVWQAEGDTAGVQYAQLLDTGNLVMKNSSGRVVWQSFDSPTDTLLPTQHITASTKLVSITGLHVPGHYMFHFTDSSILSLIYDDVDVHEIYWPDPDNGEYQNNRNRYNSTRLAVLDDAGNFFSSDFVNQKALVASDEGNGIKRRLTLDPDGNLRLYSLNNSDGRWSVSWIAVSQPCNIHGLCGPNGICHYLPMPTCSCPPGYVMSNPGNWSQGCRAVVDITCTFQQAQPVKFLRLPGTDFWGSDQGHVEHVSLQACKNICRSDCTCKGFQYQQGSGTCYPKAFLYNGKAYPAPTKSTRMMYLKLPVGLNTSGISMPQTNVLISRKKHPDCSQMSESTMELFPDIHKAGQGEAKWFYFYGFAGAIFVLEVFFIASAWCFVLRWELGASEILAVEEGYKVMTSNFRRYSYKELVKATRKFNDELGRGGSGIVYRGILDDNQPVAVKVLENIRQCEEEFQAELRIIGRINHMNLVRIWGFCSESSHRMLVTEYIKNGSLANILFKDNILLEWRQRFNIALGVAKGLAYLHHECLEWVIHCDVKPENILLDQNLEPKIADFGLAKLLNRGGSNQNVSRVRGTIGYIAPEWISSLQITAKVDVYSYGVVLLELVLGKRVLDLAVGAEEVHKVLRKLVEMLADMLHKEESSSIAEVVDSRLNGQFNYMQVGTLIELAVSSLDEDRSKRPTMESIVQTLLLADESCSMW from the coding sequence ATGGCACCCTTCTTCTCCATCCTGCCGGTCCTATCACTGCTTCCCCTCCTCTCAAGCGCAGCATCTCCAGACACCCTACCGCTAAGATCCTCACTCTCCGTCGACAAGCACCAGACTGACGTCCTGCGTTCACCAAACGGCACTTTCACCTGCGGCTTCTACAGCGTCTATGATAACGCCTTCACCTTCTCGATATGGTACACCAACTCGGCGAACAAGACCGTTGTCTGGACCGCGAACCGTGACCGCCCCGTGCAcgccagggcggcggcggtcaccCTGCGGAAGGGTGGCGCCTTGGTTCTCACGGACTACGACAGTGAGGTGGTGTGGCAAGCAGAAGGCGACACGGCAGGTGTGCAGTATGCCCAGCTCTTGGACACCGGGAACCTTGTCATGAAGAACTCCAGCGGCAGGGTTGTGTGGCAGAGCTTCGATTCACCAACAGATACCCTGCTGCCCACCCAGCACATCACCGCATCAACAAAGCTGGTCTCCATCACTGGATTGCACGTCCCAGGTCACTACATGTTTCATTTCACAGACTCGTCGATATTGTCCCTTATATATGATGATGTCGACGTTCATGAAATATATTGGCCAGACCCTGACAATGGAGAGTATCAGAATAACAGGAATCGGTACAACAGTACAAGGCTAGCGGTTCTAGATGATGCTGGCAATTTTTTTTCGAGTGATTTTGTCAACCAGAAAGCACTTGTTGCCTCTGATGAAGGTAATGGGATCAAAAGAAGGCTTACTCTGGATCCTGACGGCAATCTCCGACTCTACAGCTTGAACAATTCAGATGGAAGATGGTCAGTTTCCTGGATTGCAGTGTCTCAGCCGTGCAATATTCATGGATTGTGCGGCCCAAATGGGATCTGCCATTACTTGCCTATGCCTACATGCTCCTGCCCACCGGGTTACGTGATGAGCAACCCTGGTAATTGGAGCCAAGGTTGTAGAGCTGTAGTAGACATCACCTGTACATTTCAGCAAGCGCAACCTGTCAAGTTCTTGCGACTTCCAGGCACCGACTTTTGGGGATCCGATCAAGGCCATGTCGAGCATGTATCCTTACAGGCTTGCAAGAACATATGCAGGAGTGATTGCACCTGCAAAGGTTTTCAGTACCAGCAAGGATCAGGGACATGCTATCCAAAGGCTTTCCTTTATAATGGGAAAGCATACCCGGCACCTACAAAATCGACGCGCATGATGTATCTCAAGCTCCCAGTGGGCTTGAATACTTCAGGTATTTCGATGCCGCAAACAAATGTGCTTATTTCAAGAAAGAAACATCCTGACTGTAGCCAGATGAGCGAATCAACGATGGAACTGTTTCCGGATATTCACAAGGCCGGACAGGGGGAAGCAAAATGGTTTTACTTCTACGGGTTTGCAGGTGCAATTTTTGTTCTTGAAGTTTTCTTCATTGCATCTGCTTGGTGCTTCGTTTTGAGATGGGAGTTGGGAGCATCCGAAATACTAGCAGTTGAGGAAGGCTACAAGGTGATGACTAGTAACTTCAGAAGATACAGTTACAAAGAGTTGGTTAAAGCAACCAGAAAGTTCAACGATGAGCTTGGAAGAGGAGGCTCAGGGATTGTCTACAGGGGAATCTTGGACGACAATCAACCAGTTGCTGTTAAGGTGCTGGAAAATATCAGGCAATGCGAGGAGGAGTTTCAAGCGGAGTTGCGGATAATTGGGAGGATTAATCATATGAACCTAGTAAGGATATGGGGTTTTTGCTCCGAAAGCTCACACAGGATGTTGGTTACTGAGTATATTAAGAATGGATCATTAGCTAACATCCTATTCAAAGACAACATTCTGCTAGAGTGGAGGCAGAGATTTAATATTGCATTAGGTGTCGCAAAGGGTTTGGCTTATCTTCACCATGAATGCCTTGAGTGGGTAATACACTGCGACGTGAAGCCAGAGAACATACTGTTGGATCAGAATCTAGAACCCAAGATTGCCGACTTTGGGTTGGCAAAGCTGCTGAACAGAGGTGGCTCCAATCAGAATGTGTCGAGAGTGCGAGGAACCATAGGCTACATCGCTCCAGAGTGGATCAGCAGCCTGCAGATCACAGCCAAAGTTGACGTGTATAGCTATGGGGTTGTGCTTCTTGAGCTAGTGTTGGGAAAACGAGTTCTTGACTTAGCAGTAGGTGCTGAGGAGGTGCATAAGGTGCTAAGGAAGCTTGTAGAAATGCTAGCTGATATGTTGCATAAAGAAGAATCCTCTTCAATTGCTGAGGTTGTGGATAGCAGGCTGAACGGCCAATTCAACTACATGCAGGTAGGAACACTGATCGAATTGGCTGTCTCAAGCTTGGATGAAGACAGAAGCAAAAGACCAACAATGGAATCTATAGTGCAGACACTCCTTTTAGCTGATGAATCTTGTAGTATGTGGTAG
- the LOC101762461 gene encoding acyl-[acyl-carrier-protein] desaturase 4, chloroplastic produces the protein MAAQGLTATAAPVKLGRPFSRSYSSSPARGAPRLLSPAHSNSVHALRACASTCSRGVAAGRLSAAATTATTAATPLAPAGGGEEIMDQWPPVPQEQVEAIRSLNGWVAENMLPLLTPVESAWQPHDYLPLSTADGGGAEAEAFEAFKEGLAELRAGAACLPDDVLVCLVGNMITEEALPTYQSMGNRTEGLCDETGSSKLPWARWIRGWTAEENRHGDLLNRYLYLTGRVDMRQVEVTVHHLLRNGMEMLVPTSPYHSLIYGAFQERATFISHGHTARLAAQHGDRALAKICGVIAADERRHEAGYTMASARLLEVDPDGMVRALAHVMRGKVTMPGLLMSDGREGGGDTLFARFSAVAQRAGVYTASDYGDLVEHFVRRWRVADLAGLSGEGRRAQEYVCGLAPKIRRMEELAQRRAARGEPGLARFSWIFDRTVVVG, from the exons ATGGCGGCGCAGGGGCTGACGGCTACGGCGGCGCCGGTGAAGCTCGGCCGCCCCTTCAGCCGGAGCTActcgagctcgccggcgagaGGAGCACCCAGGCTCCTCTCCCCAGCACACTCCAACAG TGTGCACGCCCTGCGTGCATGCGCGTCCACCTGCAGCAGAGGCGTGGCGGCAGGGAGATTGAGTGCTGCCGCAACCACAGCCACCACCGCTGCTACGCCGCtagcgccggccggcggcggcgaggagataATGGATCAGTGGCCGCCGGTGCCGCAGGAGCAGGTGGAGGCCATCCGGTCGCTGAACGGGTGGGTGGCGGAGAACATGCTCCCGCTGCTCACGCCCGTGGAGTCCGCGTGGCAGCCGCACGACTACCTGCCCCTGTCcaccgcggacggcggcggcgcggaggccgaggcGTTCGAGGCGTTCAAGGAGGGGCTCGCCGAGctgcgcgccggcgcggcgtgcCTCCCCGACGACGTGCTCGTGTGCCTGGTGGGCAACATGATCACGGAGGAGGCGCTGCCCACGTACCAGAGCATGGGCAACCGCACCGAGGGCCTCTGCGACGAGACGGGCTCCAGCAAGCTGCCCTGGGCCCGGTGGATCCGCGGCTGGACCGCCGAGGAGAACCGCCACGGCGACCTCCTCAACCGCTACCTCTACCTCACCGGCCGCGTCGACATGCGCCAGGTCGAGGTCAccgtccaccacctcctccgcaACGGCATG GAAATGCTGGTTCCCACGAGCCCATACCACAGCCTGATCTACGGCGCGTTCCAGGAGCGCGCCACCTTCATCTCCCACGGCCACACGGCGCGGCTCGCGGCGCAGCACGGCGACCGCGCTCTCGCCAAGATCTGCGGCGTGATCGCCGCCGACGAGAGGCGGCACGAGGCGGGGTACACCATGGCGAGCGCCAGGCTCCTCGAGGTGGACCCGGACGGCATGGTGCGCGCGCTGGCGCACGTCATGCGCGGGAAGGTCACCATGCCGGGGCTGCTCATGTCGGACGGCCGCGAAGGCGGCGGAGACACACTGTTCGCGCGGTTCTCCGCGGTGGCGCAGCGCGCCGGCGTGTACACGGCGAGCGACTACGGCGACCTCGTGGAGCACTtcgtgcggcggtggcgggtggCGGACCTCGCGGGCCTCTCCGGCGAGGGCCGCCGCGCGCAGGAGTACGTGTgcgggctggcgcccaagatcCGGCGGATGGAGGAGCTGGCGCAGCGGAGGGCGGCCCGCGGGGAGCCCGGCCTGGCCCGGTTCAGCTGGATTTTCGACAGGACCGTCGTGGTGGGCTGA
- the LOC101781598 gene encoding F-box protein At5g39250, which translates to MENEFPDEVLKSVFPLLDGKDLVFCMLVCRQWRDIAKDDYFWKCICSRKWPSICKQPPSDANYKKLYLTFSQPPTMQHLPVPRLTFEDLVFYIDMWLEGSLIFSQAISGCTLRAGLQCTPRGIPDILAAHLKSLDCIMMLEVEPRLSIPMGPAITVSVLAHRKDSNKMACIINKSTFDYIDSNAARALAYEYLRFSPRHPFISDIRAWMSLLFLYKGDNVVEVFGIELDFCDAARSETEILWLLDMLDWK; encoded by the coding sequence ATGGAAAATGAATTTCCTGATGAGGTTCTCAAGTCTGTTTTCCCATTATTGGATGGGAAAGATCTAGTCTTTTGCATGCTTGTATGCCGTCAGTGGCGTGACATTGCAAAGGATGATTACTTCTGGAAATGCATTTGCTCACGAAAGTGGCCGTCCATTTGCAAACAGCCTCCTTCTGATGCAAACTACAAGAAGCTTTATTTAACCTTCTCCCAGCCACCAACAATGCAGCACCTTCCTGTACCAAGGCTCACGTTTGAGGATCTTGTTTTTTATATCGATATGTGGCTTGAGGGATCCCTCATCTTTTCTCAAGCAATTTCAGGTTGCACCCTTCGAGCAGGCCTACAGTGCACTCCTCGCGGCATCCCAGATATACTTGCAGCACATTTGAAGTCCCTAGACTGCATCATGATGTTGGAAGTTGAACCCAGGTTATCAATCCCTATGGGACCAGCCATCACTGTATCTGTTCTTGCCCACCGCAAGGATTCCAATAAGATGGCTTGCATCATTAACAAGTCAACCTTCGATTACATCGACAGTAATGCTGCTCGCGCACTGGCATACGAGTATCTCAGGTTTTCACCCAGACACCCATTCATATCAGACATCCGGGCATGGATGTCCTTGCTTTTCCTGTACAAAGGAGACAACGTCGTCGAGGTATTTGGTATCGAGCTAGATTTCTGCGACGCTGCGAGGTCAGAAACTGAAATCCTATGGCTTTTGGATATGCTTGATTGGAAATAG